Proteins encoded within one genomic window of Halocatena marina:
- a CDS encoding adenylate kinase family protein, which produces MRVAVTGTPGTGKTTATERLTGETVIHLNDVIREEGLYTERDSERDSLVADFDGIEDWLDEQTTSPLVVESHLAHHFDADRVVVLRCHPEIMQERLQERGEPDAKAHENAEAEALDVILAETVDQHGEDHTYEIDTTDQNPAAVAHEIKHVILGEREPSVGEVNFVDFL; this is translated from the coding sequence ATGAGAGTCGCTGTCACCGGCACCCCAGGAACGGGAAAGACGACGGCGACAGAACGGCTTACAGGAGAGACAGTCATCCACCTCAACGATGTGATCCGCGAGGAAGGCTTGTATACGGAGCGGGACAGCGAACGAGACAGCCTTGTCGCCGATTTCGATGGGATCGAAGACTGGCTCGACGAACAGACGACGAGCCCGTTGGTCGTCGAATCGCACCTCGCTCACCACTTCGATGCTGACCGCGTCGTCGTCTTGCGCTGTCATCCCGAAATAATGCAAGAACGACTCCAAGAGCGTGGAGAACCCGACGCGAAGGCACACGAAAACGCGGAGGCAGAGGCACTCGATGTGATTCTCGCAGAGACGGTCGATCAGCACGGTGAGGATCACACCTACGAAATCGACACGACAGATCAGAACCCAGCAGCCGTCGCCCACGAGATCAAACATGTTATTTTGGGTGAGCGCGAACCGAGCGTCGGAGAGGTGAACTTCGTCGATTTCCTATGA
- the hisC gene encoding histidinol-phosphate transaminase → MQPRELSAHSVYRAGRGIEEVARELGMDPDELIKLSSNENPLGPSPAATDAIHECADHVHTYPKTAHSDLIEAIAREWDVEPRQVWLANGGDGALDYLARAFLEPGDQVLVSDPGFAYYAMSARYHHGTVATYPLRKSDDFEQTAENILESYDGDRIVCVTSPHNPSGRELPREELLTLADRTDDSTLVLVDEAYGEFSDSPSAIELLSERDDIAVLRTFSKAYGLAGLRLGYLVAPTSWTDAYARVNTPFAASEIACRAGKAALGDDAHLEETSKLVAWSRAYMHEQIDARTWPSAGNFILVEVGDADAVATASQEHGVIIRDCTSFGLPECVRITCGTREQTKRAVEVINECI, encoded by the coding sequence ATGCAACCACGGGAGCTCTCTGCCCACAGCGTATACCGGGCCGGACGTGGAATCGAGGAAGTCGCCCGCGAGCTTGGGATGGATCCCGACGAGCTAATTAAGCTCTCCTCGAACGAGAATCCACTCGGGCCGAGTCCGGCAGCGACTGATGCAATTCACGAATGCGCAGATCACGTCCACACCTACCCGAAAACTGCCCATTCTGACCTCATTGAGGCAATTGCTCGGGAGTGGGATGTCGAACCGAGACAGGTGTGGCTCGCCAACGGCGGGGATGGTGCGCTCGATTATCTCGCCCGCGCGTTTTTGGAACCGGGAGATCAGGTACTCGTTTCCGATCCCGGTTTCGCCTACTACGCGATGAGTGCCCGCTATCACCACGGCACTGTCGCAACGTACCCACTCCGGAAGAGTGATGACTTCGAACAGACCGCAGAGAACATTCTTGAGAGCTACGACGGCGATCGGATCGTCTGCGTTACCAGTCCGCACAACCCTTCGGGACGTGAACTTCCACGCGAGGAACTGCTCACGCTCGCTGATCGAACCGACGATTCGACGCTTGTCCTCGTCGATGAGGCGTACGGCGAGTTCTCCGACTCACCGAGCGCGATCGAGCTGCTTTCAGAGCGCGATGACATTGCTGTGCTCCGCACATTTTCGAAAGCGTACGGGCTAGCAGGACTACGGCTGGGCTATCTGGTCGCGCCCACGTCGTGGACAGATGCCTACGCTCGCGTGAACACGCCGTTTGCGGCGAGCGAGATCGCCTGCCGGGCCGGGAAAGCAGCGCTCGGTGACGACGCACACCTCGAAGAAACTAGTAAGTTGGTTGCGTGGTCGCGTGCGTACATGCACGAGCAGATTGACGCACGCACGTGGCCGAGTGCGGGTAATTTCATTCTCGTCGAAGTAGGTGATGCGGATGCGGTTGCAACAGCGAGTCAGGAACACGGTGTGATTATTCGTGATTGTACGAGCTTTGGACTCCCCGAGTGCGTTCGGATCACGTGTGGGACACGAGAACAGACAAAACGCGCTGTCGAAGTTATAAACGAATGCATATGA
- a CDS encoding CDP-alcohol phosphatidyltransferase family protein: MTLDRFRPIAARVLNPFVDLSVRAGLTPNTVSIAAVGLAVAAGLAFALAGDEPSLYLFGAVLVFLNGWFDLLDGAIARRLDTTSSAGDLIDHVLDRYADIVVIVGLAAGVERYGIGLAAVTGVLMTSYLGTQAQAVGLDRVYGGLVGRADRLALIGIGGVLAAFVHGRVYGITIIGWLLVLFAIVGHLTAIQRFYHALRALDTN, encoded by the coding sequence ATGACGCTCGATCGTTTTCGACCCATTGCGGCGCGCGTTCTGAATCCCTTCGTCGACCTCTCGGTCCGTGCGGGACTGACGCCGAACACGGTGAGTATCGCTGCGGTCGGACTCGCGGTCGCTGCGGGGCTCGCGTTCGCGCTTGCGGGAGATGAGCCGTCACTCTATCTCTTCGGTGCTGTACTCGTGTTCCTCAATGGCTGGTTCGATCTGCTCGATGGAGCAATCGCGCGTCGACTCGACACCACCTCATCGGCCGGTGATCTCATAGATCACGTCCTCGATCGATACGCCGATATCGTCGTCATCGTCGGACTCGCGGCGGGCGTCGAGCGCTACGGAATCGGACTCGCGGCGGTCACAGGCGTGTTGATGACCTCGTATCTCGGGACACAAGCGCAAGCAGTCGGTCTCGATCGTGTCTACGGTGGTCTCGTGGGGCGTGCAGACCGACTCGCACTCATTGGAATCGGTGGCGTCCTCGCCGCATTCGTTCACGGTCGTGTTTATGGGATAACCATTATTGGCTGGCTGCTCGTTCTGTTTGCCATCGTTGGCCACCTGACAGCAATACAACGGTTCTACCACGCACTGCGCGCGCTCGATACGAACTGA